In a genomic window of Nodosilinea sp. E11:
- the ribBA gene encoding bifunctional 3,4-dihydroxy-2-butanone-4-phosphate synthase/GTP cyclohydrolase II: MPPASRPTPELPPDFKFDSIESALHDLAAGKSIVVVDDENRENEGDVICAAQFATPDNINFMAVEARGLICLAMTGDRLDELDLPLMVSPSAFEDENEQTAFTVSIDAALSWGVTTGISADDRARTIQVAINPNARATDLRRPGHIFPLRAKDGGVLKRAGHTEAGVDLARLAGLYPAGVICEIQNPDGSMARLPELVDYAKTFGLKLISIADLISYRLQHERFVQREAIATMPTQFGDFAIYAYRNLLDGSEHVAMVKGDPATFADQPVMVRVHSECLTGDAFGSLRCDCRMQLQAALKMIDAAGRGVVVYLRQEGRGIGLVNKLKAYSLQDMGLDTVEANEKLGLPVDQRNYGIGAQILNDIGVQKFCLITNNPRKIAGIKGYGLDMVSRVPLIIEATAHNSGYLATKAQKLGHLLMHTYLVTVAIHWRSGELTVQDRYQKLEQLRGLAQSLGLMLQEEARPVAAALFSQPDSIVNLGLEGVSEAGAETWYRDCNEPKMQAIATLLDKLAAWPDVDQLAFLISDGSDPFSGLQVKLDRQVFQRDGVPTAETVKPSDLCESLESQRIYVFSSHLPAD; the protein is encoded by the coding sequence ATGCCCCCTGCCAGCCGCCCCACCCCAGAGCTTCCTCCCGATTTTAAATTTGACTCAATCGAGTCGGCCCTTCACGATCTGGCCGCTGGTAAGTCGATTGTGGTGGTTGATGACGAAAACCGCGAGAACGAAGGCGACGTGATTTGTGCGGCCCAGTTTGCTACCCCCGACAACATCAACTTTATGGCGGTAGAAGCGCGCGGGTTGATCTGTCTGGCCATGACGGGCGATCGCCTCGATGAGCTCGACCTGCCGCTGATGGTCAGCCCCAGTGCCTTCGAAGACGAAAACGAGCAAACCGCCTTTACCGTCAGCATTGACGCTGCCCTGAGCTGGGGCGTCACTACCGGCATTTCTGCCGACGATCGCGCCCGCACCATTCAAGTCGCCATCAACCCCAACGCCCGCGCCACCGACCTGCGCCGCCCAGGGCACATCTTTCCGCTGCGAGCCAAAGACGGCGGCGTGCTGAAGCGGGCGGGCCACACCGAAGCCGGGGTTGATCTAGCGCGACTGGCAGGTCTCTACCCTGCCGGGGTGATTTGCGAAATTCAAAACCCCGATGGCTCGATGGCGCGGCTGCCTGAGTTGGTCGACTACGCCAAAACCTTTGGCCTCAAGCTGATCAGCATTGCCGATTTGATCAGCTACCGACTTCAGCACGAGCGCTTTGTGCAGCGAGAAGCCATAGCCACCATGCCCACCCAGTTTGGCGACTTTGCCATCTATGCCTACCGCAACCTGCTCGATGGCTCAGAGCATGTGGCCATGGTCAAAGGCGACCCCGCCACCTTTGCCGACCAGCCGGTGATGGTGCGCGTCCACTCCGAATGTCTGACCGGCGATGCCTTTGGCTCGCTGCGCTGCGACTGCCGTATGCAGCTCCAGGCGGCGCTAAAGATGATCGATGCGGCTGGGCGCGGCGTGGTGGTCTATCTGCGCCAGGAAGGGCGCGGCATTGGCCTGGTCAACAAGCTCAAGGCCTATTCTCTACAAGACATGGGCCTCGACACGGTAGAGGCCAACGAAAAACTGGGCCTACCGGTAGACCAGCGCAACTACGGCATCGGCGCGCAGATTCTCAACGACATCGGCGTGCAGAAGTTTTGCCTGATCACCAACAACCCTCGCAAAATCGCAGGCATCAAGGGCTACGGCTTAGATATGGTGAGCCGGGTGCCGCTGATTATTGAAGCTACGGCCCACAACTCAGGCTACCTGGCCACCAAGGCCCAGAAGCTGGGCCATCTGCTGATGCACACCTACTTGGTCACGGTAGCAATTCACTGGCGCAGTGGTGAGTTGACCGTGCAAGACCGCTACCAAAAGCTAGAGCAACTGCGTGGGCTGGCCCAGTCGCTGGGGCTGATGCTGCAAGAGGAAGCCCGCCCGGTGGCAGCGGCCCTGTTTAGCCAGCCCGATAGTATTGTCAATTTAGGGTTAGAAGGGGTGAGCGAAGCTGGGGCCGAAACCTGGTATCGAGACTGTAATGAGCCGAAAATGCAGGCGATCGCCACCCTGCTTGACAAACTCGCCGCCTGGCCCGATGTTGATCAGCTAGCTTTCCTGATCTCCGATGGCAGCGACCCCTTCAGTGGCTTACAGGTGAAACTTGATCGCCAGGTGTTTCAGCGCGATGGGGTACCCACTGCCGAAACCGTCAAACCCTCCGACCTCTGCGAAAGCCTAGAAAGCCAACGCATTTACGTGTTCTCCAGCCACCTTCCAGCCGATTAG
- a CDS encoding peptidoglycan DD-metalloendopeptidase family protein, whose protein sequence is MGPRAQGYFNAILKNYRTGALTIITTLLVLVSVNFHSKAHATIRWKMPWPAGFTPQLTQGVHQDGLVGGLLAFDLSLPAGTPVLAPIDSTVVRHCIAQGTDNHRSILLRTRTGQQYSLGHVTTSTVQRSYRQGEQIGVVAPEQHVDDPRCATSTGAHLHFGLPQVPTTIDNQTLTRFSTRGEQLTSTNQRR, encoded by the coding sequence ATGGGCCCAAGAGCGCAAGGCTACTTCAACGCTATCCTCAAAAACTATAGGACTGGCGCGTTAACCATCATTACCACGCTCTTAGTCCTCGTGAGTGTCAACTTTCACAGCAAGGCCCATGCCACCATTCGGTGGAAAATGCCCTGGCCAGCTGGCTTTACCCCCCAACTCACCCAAGGGGTGCATCAAGACGGTCTAGTTGGCGGCCTGTTGGCGTTTGACCTTTCGCTGCCCGCTGGCACACCAGTGCTGGCCCCCATAGACTCCACTGTGGTGCGCCACTGCATTGCCCAGGGCACCGACAACCATCGTTCTATCTTGCTGCGGACTAGAACTGGGCAGCAATACTCCCTTGGCCACGTCACTACCAGCACCGTGCAGAGAAGCTACCGCCAGGGAGAGCAAATTGGCGTCGTTGCCCCTGAACAGCACGTGGATGATCCTCGGTGCGCCACCTCGACGGGAGCGCACCTGCACTTTGGCTTGCCTCAGGTGCCCACGACCATTGATAACCAAACCCTCACTCGGTTTAGCACCCGGGGTGAGCAACTGACCTCCACCAATCAGCGGCGATAG
- a CDS encoding MBL fold metallo-hydrolase — MPNFLAAAKRSTRWGLNRWGLMALVATVALGVSLGLGGLNLPASKALAQTPALERATPTNAMAYRFTVGDYKAMVVSDGTLTLPVGFFVPNADPAAAAAALADNFLPTDNVLVHLNVLYLETDEHRVLIDTGAGNTFGPTVGYLANNLAAAGIAPDTIDTIIVTHAHPDHIGGILDDSGNPVFANASYYISEPEWDFWTAPTVDMPNTLVDEDTQATLIGVAQEWLGAIASRTTRFALGDEIIPGIVSVPAVGHTPGQAVYLITSGDDSLLATGDVFFSDPLNLENPDWEVVFDTDPTQGVATRKQLLETVAGDRRRLLVPHMPFPGLGHVRTQGEAYGWEPIVWDFGFEA, encoded by the coding sequence GTGCCCAATTTTTTAGCTGCTGCAAAGCGTTCAACGCGGTGGGGCTTAAATCGATGGGGACTGATGGCCCTCGTCGCCACAGTGGCCCTCGGCGTTTCCCTCGGGCTGGGTGGGCTGAACCTGCCAGCTTCTAAGGCCCTGGCCCAAACCCCCGCCCTAGAGCGGGCCACCCCCACCAATGCCATGGCCTACCGATTCACCGTGGGCGACTACAAAGCCATGGTGGTGAGCGACGGTACGCTGACCCTGCCTGTGGGCTTCTTTGTGCCTAATGCGGACCCTGCCGCCGCCGCCGCCGCCCTAGCGGACAATTTTTTGCCGACCGACAATGTCTTGGTCCACCTGAATGTGCTGTACCTGGAGACTGACGAGCACCGGGTGCTGATCGACACTGGGGCGGGCAATACCTTTGGCCCCACCGTCGGCTATTTGGCAAACAACCTGGCAGCGGCGGGCATTGCCCCCGACACCATTGACACGATCATTGTCACCCATGCCCACCCCGACCACATCGGCGGCATTCTCGACGACAGCGGCAACCCGGTGTTTGCCAATGCCAGCTACTACATCTCGGAGCCAGAGTGGGACTTTTGGACGGCCCCGACGGTAGACATGCCCAACACCTTGGTCGATGAGGACACTCAAGCCACCCTGATTGGCGTGGCGCAGGAATGGTTGGGGGCGATCGCCAGCCGCACTACCCGCTTTGCCCTGGGCGACGAGATCATTCCCGGCATTGTGTCGGTGCCTGCGGTAGGCCACACCCCTGGCCAGGCCGTTTACCTGATCACCTCCGGCGACGACAGCCTGCTAGCCACCGGCGATGTGTTCTTTAGCGACCCCCTCAACCTGGAGAACCCTGACTGGGAAGTAGTCTTTGACACCGACCCTACTCAGGGCGTGGCCACCCGGAAACAGCTACTGGAAACCGTCGCGGGCGATCGTCGCAGGCTGCTGGTGCCCCACATGCCCTTCCCTGGCCTCGGCCATGTGCGCACCCAAGGCGAGGCCTACGGCTGGGAGCCGATTGTCTGGGATTTTGGGTTTGAGGCTTAG
- a CDS encoding sensor histidine kinase, with product MFQATRQRLALWYTAVTAVLLLLFASGFYLYVRTTLVERVDDTLNHVVEIVERSLVIEPDAAGDHIFATVNANAPPVRVNVEASFRDNARAVEDDHIDLEWFGPGGQLLWSTFSEVNPVPLHVNPAGETVRVGEETVFRQITERVQADGQVLGYLRVSHPWFEVTKPSRRLIVDLALGTSLMVAAVAAIGWLLSGIAMAPVRDSYQQLKQFTADASHELRNPIAVIQTNAQVALSDPNPDVDIQQKQFQVIERLTRRLGRLVDDLLFLARQESGLIALTPASLSLEGLLEEVVEEQQVMAAERQISLRVEASHGDSGKHRPSGQKILAAPPTASSTILGDPSQLTRLFTNLISNAVQYTPEGGTVTVQIRPAKHQGQPGIQVTVKDTGMGMDEEALAHAFDRFYRADPSRLRSGDQGTGLGLAIAKVIVDTHRGHIHLDSAPREGTTVTVVLPQALPS from the coding sequence ATGTTTCAGGCGACTCGGCAGCGACTGGCGCTTTGGTATACGGCGGTTACAGCAGTGTTACTGCTGCTGTTCGCCAGTGGGTTTTACCTCTACGTGCGCACCACCTTGGTAGAACGGGTAGATGACACCCTGAACCATGTGGTGGAAATAGTGGAGCGATCGCTGGTGATCGAACCCGATGCCGCTGGGGATCACATCTTCGCCACCGTCAATGCCAATGCCCCCCCGGTGCGGGTGAATGTCGAGGCCAGCTTTCGCGACAACGCCCGCGCTGTCGAAGACGACCACATCGACCTGGAATGGTTTGGCCCCGGTGGGCAACTGCTGTGGTCAACCTTTTCAGAGGTGAACCCGGTACCTCTGCACGTCAACCCGGCGGGCGAAACCGTGCGGGTGGGCGAAGAAACGGTGTTTCGTCAGATCACCGAGCGGGTGCAGGCCGACGGCCAGGTGCTGGGCTACCTGCGGGTTAGCCACCCCTGGTTCGAAGTCACCAAGCCCAGCCGACGACTGATTGTCGATCTGGCCCTGGGCACCAGCCTGATGGTGGCAGCAGTGGCCGCGATCGGCTGGTTGCTGTCGGGGATCGCCATGGCTCCGGTGCGCGACTCCTACCAGCAGCTCAAGCAGTTCACTGCTGACGCCTCCCACGAGCTGCGCAACCCGATCGCGGTGATCCAGACCAATGCCCAGGTGGCGCTGTCAGACCCCAACCCCGACGTAGACATTCAGCAAAAACAGTTTCAGGTGATCGAGCGGCTGACCCGACGGCTGGGGCGACTGGTCGACGATCTGCTGTTTTTGGCTCGCCAGGAGAGCGGGTTGATTGCCCTTACCCCGGCTTCTCTAAGCTTAGAGGGGCTGCTAGAGGAGGTGGTAGAGGAGCAGCAGGTGATGGCCGCCGAGCGGCAGATTAGCCTACGCGTGGAGGCGTCCCATGGGGATTCAGGCAAGCATCGTCCCAGCGGGCAAAAAATCCTGGCGGCACCTCCCACCGCCAGTTCCACAATTTTGGGCGATCCCAGCCAGCTCACCCGGCTGTTTACCAACCTGATCAGCAATGCGGTGCAGTATACCCCCGAGGGCGGCACCGTCACGGTGCAGATCAGGCCTGCGAAGCACCAGGGACAGCCGGGGATCCAGGTAACCGTCAAAGATACGGGTATGGGCATGGATGAGGAGGCGTTGGCCCATGCCTTCGATCGCTTCTACCGGGCTGATCCGTCGCGGCTGCGCAGCGGGGATCAAGGCACAGGGCTAGGGCTGGCGATCGCTAAGGTGATCGTCGACACCCACCGAGGCCACATCCACCTCGACAGCGCCCCCAGGGAGGGAACAACGGTGACTGTGGTGCTGCCCCAGGCGCTTCCCTCTTGA
- a CDS encoding flavin monoamine oxidase family protein has translation MHRRNFLKIFGLTLLVSVNSACGEESQGYIATSNKKRIVVIGAGLSGLAAAQELYRRGHEVIVVEARERIGGRIWTSTQWADMPLDFGATWIHGPQGNPLTDLAEQINAKRLTTSYDRTVTYNTSGNPLSEAEEVRMEDLRTQVFRALQKAQDEDDDASIWQVIEPFINQFDESSESYRFINFILSGAIEQEYSGSVENLSALWYDSAQEFDGDDVLFAQGFKVIPELLAQGLQIELGQVVEEIQWHRSPVRVITQKTEFIADHVVVTLPLGVLQAKSVRFSPELPRSKQDAIAKLGMGVLNKCYLRFPDVFWSADVDWLEYVSARHGEWTEWVSFKQAANLPVLLGFNAADRGRAIEAWSDEQVVASAMQTLRTIHGVSIPEPVDYQITRWASDPFSLGSYSYNPVGAVPKMRQELATSLEKSVFFAGEASNEDYFGTAHGAYLSGLRAAQEILEI, from the coding sequence ATGCACAGGCGAAATTTTCTGAAAATATTTGGTTTAACGCTGTTGGTATCTGTCAATAGTGCCTGTGGTGAAGAATCGCAAGGATATATAGCTACATCAAATAAGAAGCGTATTGTGGTAATCGGTGCTGGGTTGTCTGGTCTTGCTGCTGCCCAAGAATTGTACAGGCGAGGGCATGAAGTTATTGTCGTCGAAGCCCGTGAGCGGATTGGTGGTCGAATTTGGACAAGTACCCAGTGGGCTGATATGCCCTTGGATTTTGGAGCAACATGGATACATGGACCGCAGGGTAATCCATTGACAGATTTGGCAGAACAAATCAACGCCAAACGACTTACGACTAGTTACGACAGGACAGTCACCTATAACACCTCCGGCAACCCCCTTTCTGAAGCAGAAGAAGTCCGCATGGAGGACTTGAGAACACAAGTGTTTAGAGCATTGCAAAAAGCACAAGATGAGGATGATGACGCTTCAATTTGGCAAGTGATTGAGCCATTCATAAATCAGTTTGACGAATCCTCAGAATCCTACCGATTCATCAATTTTATTTTGAGTGGCGCGATCGAGCAGGAATATTCGGGAAGTGTTGAAAACCTCTCTGCACTCTGGTATGACAGTGCTCAAGAATTTGATGGCGATGATGTTCTATTCGCTCAAGGATTCAAAGTTATTCCAGAATTGCTAGCACAAGGGTTGCAGATTGAACTGGGTCAAGTGGTAGAAGAAATTCAATGGCATCGCTCGCCCGTTCGAGTGATTACTCAAAAGACAGAGTTCATCGCTGACCATGTTGTAGTGACTCTGCCACTTGGGGTTTTGCAAGCTAAAAGTGTTCGTTTCTCTCCTGAATTACCCCGCAGCAAACAGGATGCGATCGCCAAACTGGGCATGGGTGTCTTGAACAAGTGCTATCTTCGATTCCCCGATGTTTTTTGGAGCGCTGATGTTGACTGGTTGGAGTATGTTTCGGCAAGGCATGGTGAGTGGACAGAGTGGGTAAGTTTCAAGCAGGCAGCCAATCTACCCGTATTGCTAGGATTTAATGCTGCCGATCGGGGGAGAGCGATTGAAGCATGGTCGGATGAACAAGTTGTTGCGAGTGCCATGCAAACCTTAAGGACGATCCATGGAGTCAGTATCCCCGAACCTGTTGACTATCAAATTACCCGTTGGGCAAGCGATCCGTTTTCGTTGGGTTCATATTCATATAATCCTGTGGGTGCCGTGCCAAAGATGCGCCAAGAGCTTGCTACATCGCTCGAAAAGTCCGTGTTTTTCGCGGGCGAAGCATCTAATGAGGACTATTTCGGGACTGCTCATGGCGCATATTTATCGGGTTTGCGTGCAGCCCAAGAAATCCTGGAAATATAA
- a CDS encoding DUF3536 domain-containing protein yields MADISQHSALQATPAAITPHESLNDGLIPAVSTGVFVCVHGHFYQPPRENPYLDAIEKQPSAAPFHNWNERIHHECYRPNAYARILNDRGEVVRIVNTFEYISFNIGPTLMSWMERHDLETYQRILDADRNSCERLSGHGNAIAQVYNHIILPLANPRDKTTQVRWGIEDFRRRFGRQPEGIWLAETAIDYPTLDVLHAEGIKFTILAPSQVQRCRPMVSYNGERDTWQEVAGGQIDPSRPYRCFLKQADGSPDPSRYVDIFFYDGPISRDMGFNDVLSSSNHFAGRIGQAIHGDHRPFQLISVATDGETFGHHRSGAEKALAYAVTEEFPRQGWTVTNYAHYLATHPPTWEAELKPVTAWSCSHGVDRWQDDCGCGGGGVWHQGWRRPLRDTLDWLRDQLVTVFEEHGAALLRDPWAARDAYGAVMGDRSPESLNAFFKTHQTHKLSAIERVTALQLLEMQRHALFMYTSCGWFFEEISRPEGTQILRYATRAMELAGEVAGIALEQEFVKRLGHAPSNVEEFVTGTGVYDSLVKPSRISLEQVVAHYAMGSLFTDYRTEQTIYCYTVTQHDYRRQRMGPLSLAVGQVEIKSTVTRESLNLAFAVVHLGGWDFHCGIKIMRSRLAYTRAKAAVFDSLAHASAAQVILAINSAFGPQTYGLQDLFAEERHRMMGLLSQDTLLRLDQLYAQVYRDNYGVLCAFHRDGLPVPKELQVAADIALSHRAMEVLQSLERETSDPTASPLGQGEDYLNELEAIATEASTCNATLSLAAAKPMLERLIGRSVWQILNQEPTESLAAEVDWLGRLVNLGQQLSLGLSLERPQELYYQHLNRQVFALLKQAAVAKKPLGPDSRAQVNDILRLGEYLSMDVGAVLKALDHLDPGRPA; encoded by the coding sequence ATGGCTGATATATCCCAGCATTCAGCGTTACAGGCTACTCCTGCGGCCATCACTCCCCATGAAAGCCTTAACGACGGGCTGATCCCCGCCGTTAGCACAGGGGTGTTTGTCTGTGTGCACGGCCACTTTTACCAGCCGCCCCGTGAGAACCCCTACCTGGATGCGATCGAGAAGCAGCCCAGCGCCGCCCCGTTCCACAACTGGAACGAGCGCATCCACCACGAGTGCTACCGGCCCAACGCCTACGCCCGCATTCTCAACGATCGCGGTGAGGTGGTGCGCATTGTCAACACCTTTGAGTACATCAGCTTTAACATTGGCCCCACGCTAATGAGCTGGATGGAGCGCCACGATCTGGAGACCTATCAGCGCATTCTCGACGCCGATCGCAATAGCTGTGAGCGACTGAGCGGCCACGGCAATGCGATCGCCCAGGTCTATAACCACATCATTTTGCCCCTGGCCAACCCGCGCGACAAAACCACCCAGGTGCGCTGGGGTATCGAAGACTTTCGCCGCCGCTTTGGCCGCCAGCCCGAAGGCATCTGGCTAGCCGAAACCGCGATTGATTACCCCACCCTCGACGTGCTCCACGCCGAGGGGATCAAGTTCACGATTCTCGCTCCATCTCAGGTGCAGCGCTGCCGTCCCATGGTCAGCTACAACGGCGAACGCGACACCTGGCAGGAAGTGGCCGGCGGCCAAATCGATCCTAGCCGCCCCTACCGCTGCTTTCTCAAACAGGCTGACGGCAGCCCCGATCCCAGCCGCTACGTCGATATTTTCTTCTACGATGGCCCGATCTCCCGCGACATGGGCTTTAACGATGTGCTGAGTTCATCCAACCATTTTGCCGGTCGCATCGGCCAAGCCATCCACGGCGATCACCGTCCCTTTCAGCTAATTTCGGTCGCTACCGACGGCGAAACCTTTGGCCACCACCGCAGCGGGGCCGAAAAAGCACTGGCCTACGCCGTCACCGAAGAATTTCCGCGCCAAGGCTGGACGGTGACCAACTACGCCCACTACCTGGCCACCCACCCGCCCACCTGGGAAGCTGAGCTCAAGCCTGTCACCGCCTGGAGCTGCTCCCACGGCGTCGACCGCTGGCAGGATGACTGCGGCTGTGGCGGCGGCGGGGTGTGGCACCAAGGGTGGCGGCGGCCCCTGCGCGATACCCTCGACTGGCTACGCGATCAGTTAGTTACGGTTTTCGAGGAGCATGGCGCGGCCCTGCTGCGCGATCCCTGGGCGGCGCGAGATGCCTATGGGGCGGTGATGGGCGATCGCAGCCCCGAGAGCCTCAATGCCTTCTTTAAGACCCACCAAACCCATAAACTCTCAGCCATCGAGCGGGTCACCGCCCTGCAACTGCTCGAAATGCAGCGCCATGCCCTGTTTATGTACACCAGCTGCGGCTGGTTTTTTGAAGAGATCTCCCGCCCCGAGGGCACCCAAATTCTGCGCTACGCCACCCGCGCCATGGAATTGGCAGGCGAGGTAGCTGGGATCGCTTTGGAGCAAGAGTTTGTCAAGCGCCTGGGCCATGCCCCCAGCAACGTTGAAGAATTCGTCACCGGCACCGGGGTTTATGACTCACTGGTCAAACCCTCCCGCATTTCGCTGGAACAGGTGGTGGCCCACTATGCCATGGGGTCGCTGTTTACCGACTATCGCACCGAGCAAACCATCTACTGCTACACCGTGACGCAGCACGACTACCGCCGTCAGCGCATGGGGCCGCTGTCTTTGGCGGTGGGGCAGGTCGAGATTAAATCAACCGTTACCCGCGAGAGCCTTAACCTTGCCTTCGCCGTCGTTCACCTGGGGGGCTGGGACTTCCACTGCGGTATCAAAATAATGCGATCGCGCCTCGCCTACACCCGCGCTAAAGCGGCAGTGTTTGACAGCCTGGCTCACGCCAGCGCCGCCCAGGTGATTTTGGCCATCAATAGCGCCTTTGGACCCCAAACCTACGGCCTGCAAGACCTATTTGCCGAAGAGCGCCACCGCATGATGGGCCTGCTTTCCCAAGACACCCTGCTGCGCCTCGACCAGCTCTACGCCCAGGTCTACCGCGACAACTACGGCGTGCTGTGCGCCTTCCACCGCGACGGCCTACCGGTGCCCAAAGAACTGCAAGTGGCGGCAGATATTGCCCTCAGCCACCGGGCGATGGAGGTGCTGCAATCCCTCGAACGCGAAACCAGCGATCCCACCGCTAGCCCCCTGGGCCAGGGTGAAGACTATTTGAATGAACTGGAGGCGATCGCCACTGAAGCCAGCACCTGCAATGCTACCCTCTCACTGGCGGCGGCCAAGCCGATGCTAGAGCGGCTGATCGGGCGATCGGTCTGGCAAATTCTCAACCAAGAACCCACTGAATCTTTAGCGGCTGAAGTGGATTGGCTGGGGCGGTTGGTGAACCTGGGCCAGCAGCTTTCCCTGGGTCTTTCGTTAGAACGCCCCCAAGAGCTGTATTACCAGCACCTTAACCGCCAGGTGTTTGCCCTGCTGAAGCAGGCGGCAGTAGCCAAGAAGCCCCTCGGTCCTGATAGCCGTGCCCAGGTCAACGACATTCTCCGCCTCGGCGAATACCTATCGATGGATGTGGGAGCCGTGCTGAAAGCGCTAGACCACCTCGATCCCGGTCGACCTGCATAA
- a CDS encoding Cof-type HAD-IIB family hydrolase, giving the protein MTADIRLLVLDIDGTLAGVSNQINAPVLEAIRAVQQRGVAVAIATGRMYQSALRFYQIVGSTLPLMAYQGAFIKDPNTQKLHRHTPLPRQLALEILAYLAPMEANNDLSIHLYIDDQLHVRAIIDDTEAYAERSGIRPIAAGDLAILLANNVAIETTKLLTLSTNIDLLTDILSHLGQRYPTDDLYLTRSVEYFVEATHPKANKGEAVRFLAEDLLGLKPDQVMTIGDNYNDLEMLRYAGIGVAMGDAPEPVKQGADWVAPGVEADGVAMALQEFLL; this is encoded by the coding sequence ATGACTGCCGACATTCGACTGCTTGTGCTCGATATCGACGGCACCCTAGCCGGCGTGTCTAACCAAATTAATGCACCCGTGCTGGAAGCAATTCGGGCGGTGCAGCAGCGGGGGGTTGCCGTGGCGATCGCCACGGGGCGCATGTACCAATCGGCCCTGCGGTTTTACCAAATCGTCGGCTCGACCCTGCCGCTGATGGCCTATCAGGGGGCCTTCATCAAAGATCCCAACACCCAAAAACTGCACCGCCACACCCCCCTACCCCGGCAGCTAGCGCTCGAAATTCTCGCCTACCTGGCCCCGATGGAGGCCAACAACGACCTGTCGATTCACCTCTACATTGATGACCAGCTCCATGTACGGGCGATCATTGATGACACCGAGGCCTACGCCGAGCGATCGGGCATTCGGCCGATCGCCGCCGGAGATCTAGCGATTCTGCTGGCTAACAATGTCGCGATCGAGACCACCAAGCTGCTGACCCTGAGCACCAACATCGACCTGCTCACTGACATTTTGAGCCATCTCGGCCAGCGCTACCCCACCGACGATCTCTATTTGACGCGATCGGTCGAATACTTTGTTGAAGCCACCCACCCCAAGGCCAACAAAGGCGAAGCGGTGCGGTTTTTGGCCGAAGACCTGCTGGGCCTCAAGCCCGACCAGGTGATGACCATCGGCGACAACTACAACGACCTCGAAATGCTGCGCTACGCGGGCATCGGTGTAGCCATGGGCGATGCCCCAGAGCCGGTCAAGCAGGGGGCCGACTGGGTGGCTCCGGGGGTAGAGGCCGATGGGGTGGCAATGGCGCTGCAGGAGTTTCTGCTTTAG
- the argC gene encoding N-acetyl-gamma-glutamyl-phosphate reductase — MSESSPAGKITVGIVGASGYGGVQLVRLLTQHPEVELVYLGGDSSAGQSYTDIYPHLAGSVNLTVEPVDVEAIAQRCQAVFLSLPNGLACTMAPALLERGCRVLDLSADYRFENLNTYQSWYGGDRSDQVTVAEAVYGLPELFRDRIRDARLVGCPGCYPTASLLGIAPLLKQGLAQPETLIIDAKSGTSGGGRVAKTGMLLAEASNSLGAYGVARHRHTPEIEQICTHLARHEVTVQFTPHLIPMVRGILATIYANLRDPGLVRDDLLTIYTAFYRASPWVTVLPNGVYPQTKWAWGTNRCYIGLETDPRTGRVVVMSAIDNLMKGQASQAVQCFNLMMGLEESLGLPTTTFYP, encoded by the coding sequence ATGAGCGAGTCATCCCCAGCAGGAAAAATTACGGTCGGTATAGTAGGCGCATCGGGCTACGGAGGGGTACAGCTGGTGCGGCTGCTGACCCAGCATCCTGAGGTAGAGCTGGTGTATCTGGGCGGCGACAGCAGCGCTGGGCAGTCCTATACCGATATCTATCCCCATCTGGCGGGCTCTGTCAATTTGACCGTTGAACCAGTAGATGTAGAGGCGATCGCCCAGCGCTGCCAGGCTGTTTTTCTCTCGCTGCCCAATGGCCTGGCCTGCACAATGGCCCCCGCATTGCTAGAGCGGGGCTGTCGGGTGCTCGACCTATCTGCCGACTATCGCTTTGAAAATTTGAATACCTACCAATCGTGGTACGGGGGCGATCGCAGTGACCAGGTCACCGTTGCCGAAGCTGTCTACGGGCTGCCAGAACTCTTTCGCGATCGCATTCGCGATGCCCGCCTAGTCGGCTGCCCCGGCTGCTACCCCACCGCTAGCCTGCTGGGCATTGCACCGTTGCTCAAGCAGGGCCTGGCCCAGCCCGAAACCCTGATTATTGATGCCAAATCGGGCACCTCTGGCGGTGGTCGGGTGGCCAAAACCGGCATGCTGCTAGCGGAAGCGAGTAATTCGCTGGGGGCCTACGGCGTTGCCCGCCACCGCCACACCCCCGAAATCGAGCAGATCTGCACCCACCTGGCCCGCCACGAAGTCACCGTGCAGTTTACGCCCCACCTGATTCCGATGGTGCGGGGCATTTTGGCCACCATCTACGCTAATCTGCGCGACCCCGGCCTAGTGCGCGACGACCTACTCACCATCTACACCGCCTTCTACCGCGCCTCTCCCTGGGTGACGGTGCTGCCCAACGGCGTATACCCCCAAACCAAGTGGGCCTGGGGCACAAACCGCTGCTACATCGGCCTCGAAACCGACCCGCGTACCGGGCGAGTTGTGGTCATGTCGGCGATCGACAACCTAATGAAGGGGCAGGCCTCGCAAGCGGTGCAATGCTTCAACCTGATGATGGGCCTAGAAGAATCGCTCGGGTTGCCCACCACCACGTTCTATCCGTAG